A genomic window from Halorubrum lacusprofundi ATCC 49239 includes:
- a CDS encoding phosphoribosylaminoimidazolesuccinocarboxamide synthase, producing the protein MTSVKEFRVDEPATADSLGRGRFVFTDAYSVFDWGQMPDAIPRKGASLCAMGAFNFELLEDEGIPTHYRGVADPGRDVDAGEEGETGIVPLADATAPPTEMAIDLTQVPDLPYEDPEAGYDYDAFHAAGGENYLVPLEVVFRNRVPVGSSLRRRADPADFGLDADPDIDADEWPDGPVDLPEPVVEFSTKYEQQDRYLTRAEADQIAGRADIDALESLARDVNRVVTERAEAAGFVHEDGKIECLYTDGELRVADVVGTFDENRFSYGGRGISKEVVRQWYKANDPAWVEAVTEAKTAVADRDIDDWRELCERDPEPLPQAVVDAVSELYAAGTNAYTDREWFDVPDIEAALDTVDGL; encoded by the coding sequence ATGACGAGCGTCAAGGAGTTCCGCGTCGACGAGCCCGCGACCGCCGACTCGCTCGGCCGGGGTCGGTTCGTCTTCACCGACGCCTACTCGGTGTTCGACTGGGGGCAGATGCCGGACGCGATCCCGCGCAAGGGCGCGAGCCTCTGTGCGATGGGCGCGTTCAACTTCGAACTGCTGGAAGACGAGGGCATCCCGACCCACTACCGGGGCGTCGCGGATCCCGGCCGGGACGTTGACGCGGGCGAGGAGGGTGAGACCGGGATCGTCCCGCTCGCCGACGCGACCGCCCCGCCGACGGAGATGGCCATCGACCTGACGCAGGTTCCCGACCTTCCCTACGAGGACCCCGAGGCCGGCTACGACTACGACGCCTTCCACGCCGCGGGCGGGGAGAACTACCTCGTCCCGCTGGAGGTCGTCTTCCGGAACCGGGTCCCGGTCGGGTCCAGCCTGCGGCGGCGCGCCGACCCCGCCGATTTCGGGCTCGACGCGGACCCCGATATCGACGCCGACGAGTGGCCCGACGGGCCGGTCGACCTCCCCGAGCCGGTCGTGGAGTTCTCGACGAAGTACGAACAGCAGGACCGCTACCTGACCCGCGCCGAGGCCGATCAGATCGCCGGCAGAGCCGACATCGACGCTCTCGAATCGCTCGCGCGCGACGTGAACCGGGTCGTCACCGAGCGCGCCGAGGCGGCCGGCTTCGTCCACGAGGACGGAAAGATCGAGTGCCTGTACACGGACGGCGAACTCCGCGTCGCCGACGTGGTCGGCACGTTCGACGAGAATCGTTTTTCCTACGGGGGACGGGGGATCTCGAAGGAGGTCGTCCGCCAGTGGTACAAGGCGAACGACCCCGCGTGGGTCGAGGCCGTGACAGAGGCAAAAACGGCGGTCGCCGACCGCGACATCGACGACTGGCGCGAACTCTGCGAGCGCGACCCCGAACCGCTGCCGCAGGCGGTCGTTGACGCGGTCTCCGAGCTGTACGCGGCCGGGACGAACGCGTACACCGATCGCGAGTGGTTCGACGTTCCCGATATCGAGGCGGCGCTCGACACGGTCGACGGGCTGTAG
- a CDS encoding potassium channel family protein produces MGRFDGRDGPLRVRYEPTSVKDLLVEMKDTAELLIDLSYSAVLHGSPTIAHEVVELEHRMDVLQMRARMSLMLAARSPDEAETLAPVLGVVGAADKISDAAGDIAKIVTEEIGLPDAMRGALTEGVETLVRGTVSADSAYAGRTLKDIDLESKTGVRVIAIRREDDWIFNPGPKTQIEVGDVTLLRGPETGVVDVHPTLTGDPFDPNEPPEPAINDLERAVDSIVLMKNLSELAVDLAYGSVLFDNEALAEEVSNLEIEVDALQSRFEAWTLRAAQEADDPVSLRGLIHLGVATEEISDAALEITEGVMRDIGVHPVVEMAVQESDEIITRTVIVEGSNLDGTRIENGIPATDISTSVIAIRRPDEGWLVGHDIDTTLRAGDAVLSKGTRTSAEEFEALAA; encoded by the coding sequence ATGGGACGATTCGACGGGCGGGACGGACCGCTGCGGGTCCGGTACGAGCCGACGAGCGTGAAGGACCTGCTCGTGGAGATGAAAGACACCGCCGAGCTGCTGATCGACCTGTCGTACTCCGCGGTCCTCCACGGGAGCCCGACGATCGCCCACGAGGTCGTCGAACTCGAACACCGAATGGACGTGCTCCAGATGCGCGCGCGCATGAGCCTCATGCTCGCGGCCCGGAGCCCGGACGAGGCCGAGACGCTGGCGCCGGTACTCGGTGTGGTCGGCGCGGCCGACAAGATCTCCGACGCCGCCGGCGACATCGCCAAGATCGTCACCGAGGAGATCGGCCTCCCCGACGCGATGCGCGGCGCGCTCACCGAGGGCGTCGAGACGCTTGTCCGCGGCACCGTGTCGGCCGACTCCGCGTATGCGGGGCGGACGCTGAAGGACATCGACCTCGAGTCGAAGACGGGCGTACGCGTCATCGCGATCCGGCGCGAGGACGACTGGATCTTCAACCCCGGCCCGAAGACCCAGATCGAGGTCGGCGACGTGACGCTCCTCCGCGGGCCCGAAACGGGGGTCGTCGATGTCCATCCGACGCTGACTGGCGACCCGTTCGACCCGAACGAGCCACCGGAGCCCGCCATCAACGACTTAGAGCGCGCGGTCGATTCCATCGTGTTGATGAAGAATCTCTCGGAGCTGGCGGTCGATCTGGCGTACGGCTCTGTCCTCTTCGACAACGAGGCGCTCGCCGAAGAGGTGTCGAACCTGGAGATCGAGGTCGACGCGCTCCAGTCGCGGTTCGAAGCGTGGACCCTCCGGGCCGCCCAGGAGGCCGACGACCCCGTGTCGCTGCGCGGGCTGATACACCTCGGTGTCGCGACCGAAGAGATCTCCGACGCCGCCCTGGAGATTACCGAGGGCGTCATGCGCGACATCGGCGTCCACCCCGTCGTGGAGATGGCGGTCCAAGAGTCCGACGAGATCATCACCCGGACCGTGATCGTCGAGGGGAGCAACCTCGACGGCACCCGGATCGAGAACGGAATCCCCGCGACTGATATCTCGACGAGCGTCATCGCGATCCGCCGGCCCGACGAGGGGTGGCTCGTCGGTCACGACATCGACACCACCCTCCGGGCCGGCGACGCTGTCCTCTCGAAGGGGACCCGCACCTCGGCCGAGGAGTTCGAGGCGCTCGCGGCGTGA
- a CDS encoding AAA domain-containing protein, with amino-acid sequence MNVRGPILSVGETRTVSTSYGDRELRELRIRPDRGAGDAVDVTLWGKWTETAEHAEPGMELLVTDAEEDEFGGETGYATTGDSWVVLEPDFLVDVTGIRSWVQCPRMYYLNKLSGIPLNYPVVKGTVVHEVFGDLLRGMELEDSVVDRVEEAGLELGLLGYEPEEVADEVRRNAAAIEGWLSQGTLTDEDTWRSEFTLISPTFGLKGRADALRRGTPVELKTGKNTKREPRFHDKIQAACYALMLEERGVDPDIGTLLYTKNTALDRNEESGNLAPAKEFSVGQGLLQFVVRERNALAAMEWRALNDRGERPTVPTGYEADAKCQYCFEQDTCMVVSGRLDQESKAGSVGTPVPNEERDYFDRFYVALEEERRETHAEYRKLWEQTPEERAADDRALIDLEPVSQTEIDDARWELRARKPGDAVSKLREGDVALASDGDPVTGHGELGRITALSEDEVVVETDEPVELRRLDVYPSEISVDRSLTALHDAILKGSEARKDVLFGRREPEFRDAADRPADAPEAYIDNNASQNEAVSLAVDAEDGALIHGPPGTGKTYTIARTIRALVEEGNRVLLSAFTNRAVDNALEALRDQGFDEVLRVGSETGVRDDMQDVRLVQRGDPNAKAAELRDAPVVAATTAACGSRVLRECEFDVALVDEASQLTEPGTHAAINRADRFVLVGDHEQLPPVVRAENDLQTSLFQRLIEEYPDASVMLDRQYRMSQRIQAFASAEFYDGALRPATPEVAGQTLRDLGVDPADLPDGLAGGVDFDDPDGTRDGNRNVREAERVAEIVDAYVAAGVDPDDIGVIAPFRAQVAEIGRRTAVTVDTVDRFQGSSKEVIVVSLVATGDLDGPIFEDHRRMNVALTRAKKQLTLVGDDDALASEPFYARMLEWAQR; translated from the coding sequence GTGAACGTTCGGGGGCCGATCCTCTCCGTCGGAGAGACACGCACGGTGTCGACGTCGTACGGCGATCGCGAGCTCCGGGAGCTCCGGATCCGGCCCGACCGCGGCGCCGGCGACGCGGTCGACGTGACGCTGTGGGGCAAGTGGACCGAGACCGCCGAGCACGCCGAACCGGGCATGGAACTGCTGGTCACCGACGCCGAGGAAGACGAGTTCGGCGGCGAGACGGGCTACGCGACCACGGGCGACTCGTGGGTCGTGCTCGAACCCGACTTCCTCGTCGACGTGACCGGGATCCGGTCGTGGGTGCAGTGCCCGCGGATGTACTATTTAAACAAGCTCTCCGGGATTCCGCTGAACTACCCGGTCGTCAAAGGGACCGTCGTCCACGAGGTGTTCGGCGACCTGCTGCGCGGGATGGAGTTAGAGGACTCCGTCGTCGACCGCGTTGAGGAGGCGGGCCTCGAACTCGGTCTGCTGGGCTACGAGCCCGAGGAGGTCGCCGACGAGGTGCGCCGGAACGCCGCCGCGATCGAGGGGTGGCTCTCGCAGGGCACGCTGACCGACGAGGACACGTGGCGGTCGGAGTTCACCCTCATCTCGCCGACGTTCGGCTTAAAAGGACGCGCCGACGCGCTCCGGCGCGGGACCCCCGTCGAGCTGAAGACCGGGAAAAACACCAAGCGGGAGCCGCGCTTCCACGACAAGATCCAGGCGGCCTGCTACGCGCTCATGCTTGAGGAGCGCGGCGTCGATCCCGATATCGGCACGTTGCTGTACACGAAGAATACCGCGCTCGATCGCAACGAGGAATCGGGCAATCTCGCGCCCGCCAAGGAGTTTTCCGTGGGTCAGGGCCTCTTGCAGTTCGTCGTCCGCGAGCGCAACGCCCTCGCGGCGATGGAGTGGCGCGCGCTCAACGACCGCGGCGAGCGCCCCACCGTCCCGACGGGGTACGAGGCCGACGCGAAGTGTCAGTACTGCTTCGAGCAGGACACCTGCATGGTCGTTTCCGGCCGGCTCGATCAGGAGTCGAAGGCGGGGTCGGTCGGCACGCCGGTCCCCAACGAGGAACGCGACTACTTCGACCGGTTTTACGTCGCCTTAGAGGAGGAGCGGCGTGAGACCCACGCCGAGTACCGGAAGCTGTGGGAGCAGACCCCAGAGGAGCGCGCCGCGGACGACCGCGCGCTGATCGATCTGGAACCGGTCTCACAGACCGAGATCGACGACGCTCGGTGGGAGCTCCGCGCTCGCAAGCCGGGCGACGCCGTCTCGAAGCTCCGCGAGGGCGACGTGGCACTTGCGAGCGACGGCGACCCCGTGACCGGCCACGGCGAACTCGGCCGCATCACCGCGCTGAGTGAGGACGAGGTCGTCGTCGAGACCGACGAGCCGGTCGAGCTCCGGCGGCTCGACGTGTACCCCTCCGAGATCTCCGTCGACCGCTCGCTCACCGCGCTCCACGACGCGATCTTAAAAGGGAGCGAGGCGCGCAAGGACGTGCTGTTCGGCCGGCGCGAGCCGGAGTTCCGGGATGCTGCTGACCGCCCCGCCGACGCCCCCGAGGCCTACATCGACAACAACGCATCCCAGAACGAGGCCGTCTCACTCGCCGTCGACGCCGAGGACGGCGCACTGATCCACGGGCCGCCGGGCACCGGGAAGACGTACACCATCGCTCGGACGATCCGCGCGCTCGTCGAAGAGGGGAACCGGGTGTTGCTCTCGGCGTTCACCAACCGGGCGGTCGACAACGCCTTGGAGGCCCTGCGCGATCAGGGCTTTGACGAGGTGCTCCGTGTCGGGAGCGAAACCGGCGTCCGCGACGACATGCAGGACGTGCGGCTCGTCCAGCGCGGCGACCCCAACGCGAAGGCCGCCGAACTGCGGGACGCACCGGTCGTCGCCGCCACCACCGCGGCCTGCGGCTCTCGCGTCCTCCGCGAGTGCGAGTTCGACGTGGCCCTCGTCGACGAGGCCTCACAGCTCACGGAGCCGGGCACCCACGCCGCGATCAACCGTGCGGACCGGTTCGTCCTCGTCGGCGACCACGAACAGCTCCCCCCGGTCGTGCGCGCGGAGAACGACCTCCAGACCTCTCTCTTCCAGCGGCTCATCGAGGAGTACCCCGACGCGAGCGTCATGCTCGACCGCCAGTACCGGATGAGCCAGCGCATCCAGGCGTTCGCCTCCGCGGAGTTCTACGACGGCGCGCTCCGCCCCGCGACCCCCGAAGTCGCGGGCCAGACCCTCCGCGACCTCGGCGTCGACCCCGCCGACCTCCCCGACGGGCTCGCGGGCGGCGTCGACTTCGACGACCCGGACGGGACCCGCGACGGGAACCGGAACGTTCGGGAGGCCGAGCGCGTCGCCGAGATCGTCGACGCCTACGTCGCCGCCGGCGTCGATCCGGACGACATCGGCGTCATCGCCCCGTTCCGAGCGCAGGTCGCCGAGATCGGTCGGCGGACCGCGGTCACCGTCGATACCGTCGATCGCTTCCAGGGCTCCTCGAAGGAGGTGATCGTCGTCTCGCTGGTCGCGACCGGCGATCTCGACGGCCCGATCTTCGAGGACCACCGCCGGATGAACGTCGCGCTCACGCGGGCGAAAAAGCAACTGACGCTGGTCGGCGACGACGATGCGCTCGCCTCGGAGCCGTTCTACGCGCGTATGCTGGAGTGGGCGCAGCGGTGA
- a CDS encoding nuclear transport factor 2 family protein, producing MTTPPTDDPARLVRAYYDALDTGDYDRLATLLAPEFVQRRPDRTFEGRGRFVAFMRDERPMTDTSHAVDAVYPDGPGVAVHGRLLDADGDEVFAFVDVFSVADGRLTALETYAASDDD from the coding sequence GTGACGACACCTCCGACCGACGATCCCGCGCGGCTCGTCCGCGCGTACTACGACGCGCTCGATACCGGCGACTACGACCGGCTCGCTACGTTGCTCGCCCCCGAGTTCGTCCAGCGACGCCCGGACCGCACTTTCGAGGGCCGCGGCCGCTTCGTCGCGTTCATGCGCGACGAGCGCCCGATGACGGACACGAGCCACGCCGTCGACGCGGTGTACCCCGATGGTCCCGGCGTCGCCGTCCACGGCCGGCTGCTCGACGCCGACGGCGACGAGGTGTTCGCGTTCGTGGACGTTTTTTCCGTCGCGGACGGGCGTCTCACCGCGCTGGAGACGTACGCCGCGTCGGACGACGATTGA
- the mch gene encoding methenyltetrahydromethanopterin cyclohydrolase has product MESINRTAIELVDEALDFAGELDVVGYELDNGATVVDFGIDAAGGVEAGLLLAEIQTAGLANLRTRMGEVAGAPRQYVELSTDHPAIALLCSQKAGWELAFDSGFEGLGSGPARALVGQEAEFERVGYYDSSEFATLTVESTTLPTEEVAEHVADLAEVEAEGVFLPAYATGSTAGSVATAARAAELAVFRLLELGYEPTDVLHASGAAPMAPATRDEDLAMGRTNDALAYGGEVHLQVARDDDRFDQIVSTAREEYGTPFVEVFEDADWDFYEVDERVFAPAKVTVDVVDGPVYTVGETDEELLAESFGYR; this is encoded by the coding sequence ATGGAAAGCATCAACCGGACCGCGATCGAGCTCGTCGACGAGGCGCTCGACTTCGCCGGCGAGCTCGACGTCGTCGGCTACGAGCTGGACAACGGCGCCACCGTCGTCGATTTCGGAATCGACGCCGCGGGCGGCGTCGAGGCGGGACTGCTGCTCGCCGAGATCCAGACCGCTGGGCTCGCGAATCTCCGCACCCGCATGGGCGAGGTCGCAGGGGCGCCGCGTCAGTACGTCGAGCTGTCGACCGACCACCCAGCGATCGCGCTGCTCTGCTCGCAGAAGGCCGGCTGGGAACTCGCCTTCGACTCCGGCTTCGAAGGACTCGGCTCGGGGCCGGCCCGGGCGCTCGTCGGACAGGAGGCCGAGTTCGAGCGCGTCGGCTACTACGACTCCTCCGAGTTCGCGACGCTCACCGTTGAGTCGACGACGCTTCCGACCGAGGAGGTCGCCGAACACGTCGCCGACCTCGCCGAGGTCGAGGCCGAGGGCGTGTTCCTGCCGGCCTACGCGACCGGCTCCACCGCGGGCTCGGTCGCGACTGCGGCTCGCGCCGCGGAGCTCGCCGTCTTCCGCCTGCTTGAGCTCGGCTACGAGCCGACCGACGTGCTCCACGCCTCCGGCGCCGCACCGATGGCCCCGGCCACCCGCGACGAGGATCTGGCGATGGGGCGGACGAACGACGCCTTAGCCTACGGTGGGGAGGTTCACCTGCAGGTCGCGCGAGACGACGACCGCTTCGACCAGATCGTCTCGACCGCCCGCGAGGAGTACGGGACGCCCTTCGTCGAGGTGTTCGAGGACGCCGACTGGGACTTCTACGAGGTCGACGAGCGCGTCTTCGCGCCCGCGAAGGTCACCGTCGACGTCGTCGACGGCCCCGTCTACACGGTCGGCGAGACGGACGAGGAGCTGCTCGCGGAGTCGTTCGGCTACCGCTGA
- a CDS encoding DUF47 domain-containing protein has translation MSTDADFGERLEAQTATYLDRIDDCVALLPQAFDEYASGGPYRETVDEIAALESECDDQVREITGVITNAGPDDIGLLNTRINFNESALLDFYKELDVVPNHTERIVQEVAMMRPDADTDSFRDMREMADRITKMTAVLGDVVERFVRGLARSDATETLTEGIEAIRDLESECDDLRNDAIETAFADTDIDQPLVYRELAILLDELANTIEDLTDRIVVIASKEPGIVTDTDPDADVE, from the coding sequence ATGTCCACCGACGCCGACTTCGGGGAACGACTCGAGGCCCAGACCGCCACGTACCTCGATCGGATCGACGACTGCGTCGCCCTCCTCCCGCAGGCCTTCGACGAGTACGCGAGCGGCGGCCCGTACCGCGAGACGGTCGACGAAATTGCCGCCCTCGAAAGCGAGTGCGACGACCAAGTCAGGGAGATCACGGGCGTCATCACCAACGCCGGCCCGGACGACATTGGCCTGTTGAACACCCGGATCAACTTCAACGAGTCCGCGCTGCTCGACTTTTATAAGGAGCTCGACGTGGTCCCGAACCACACCGAACGGATCGTTCAGGAGGTGGCCATGATGCGGCCGGACGCGGACACCGACTCCTTCCGCGACATGCGCGAGATGGCCGATCGGATCACCAAGATGACCGCGGTCCTCGGCGACGTGGTCGAAAGGTTCGTCCGCGGGCTTGCGCGGAGCGACGCCACCGAGACGCTCACCGAAGGCATCGAGGCGATCCGCGATCTGGAAAGCGAGTGCGACGACCTCCGCAACGACGCCATCGAGACCGCCTTCGCCGACACCGACATCGACCAGCCGCTCGTCTACCGAGAGCTCGCGATCCTGTTGGACGAACTGGCGAACACGATCGAGGACCTCACCGATCGGATCGTCGTGATCGCGAGCAAGGAGCCGGGGATCGTGACCGATACGGACCCCGACGCGGACGTGGAGTAG